The genomic segment CAGTGATCTGTTTACCGAAAAGGAAAACCAGCAGTAACAAGCTGACCCTGTGTGTTGTGTTGGGGCGAGCTTGCTCGCCACAGAGGCTGACTGGCCATTGGCGGTTGCCTTGATTCAGATCAGCCTCCATTCAGACGCCTTATGTTAATAAGTGCTTTATTGCGCAATCCTTAACGCTGAATGTTCAGTCATGCGGGTTTTTCCCAACGTCGGTAGTGGTTATCATGGCCGGCTGCCACGCTGGGTTAAACGCGTTGCGCAGCGTTGCCTATTTTCAAGGAGTCGTTGATGACCTTTTCGTTTGCCGCCAAGGCGCTGGTGCTATTGCTCTTTGTGGGCAGCACCCTCTATGTGCATTTGCGCGGCAAGGCGCGTTTGCCGGTGCTGCGTCAGTTCGTCAACCACTCGGCGTTGTTCGCGCCTTATAACGCGTTGATGTATGTGTTCTCCGGCGTGCCGTCCAAACCTTATCTGGATCGCAGCAAGTTCCCTGAACTGGATGTCCTCAGGGACAACTGGGAAGTGATCCGCGACGAAGCCATGCACCTGTTCGACGAGGGTTATATACGCGCTGCCGAAAAGAACAACGACGCCGGCTTCGGTTCGTTTTTCAAGAAGGGCTGGAAGCGTTTCTACCTCAAGTGGTACGACAAGCCCTTGCCATCGGCTGCAGCCCTGTGCCCGAAAACCGTGGCCCTGGTCAGCAGCATCCCCAACGTCAAAGGCGCGATGTTTGCACTGTTGCCAGGCGGTAGCCACCTCAACCCGCACCGCGATCCGTTTGCCGGTTCGCTGCGTTATCACCTGGGGCTGTCCACGCCGAACTCCGACGATTGCCGCATCTTTGTCGACGGTCAGGTTTACGCCTGGCGCGATGGCGAAGACGTGATGTTTGACGAGACCTATGTGCACTGGGTCAAGAACGAAACCGAAAAGACCCGGGTCATTCTGTTCTGTGACATCGAGCGTCCGCTGAGCAACCGCATCATGACCCGCATCAACCGCTGGGTCAGTGGCTTGCTGGGCCGCGCTACCGCACCGCAGAATCTGGACGACGAACGCGTCGGCGGAATCAACCAGGCGTATGCCTGGAGCAAGAACTTCAGTGACAAGTTCAGCGGCGTGGTCAAACAGTGGAAACGTCGTCACCCCAAGGCTTATCGCGTGATGCGCCCGGTACTCGCCGTGGTGGTGCTGACGTTGTTGGGGTACTGGTTGTTCGGATAAGCCGTCAGCAATAAAAAACCGCTCCTGGTGAGCGGTTTTTTTTTGCCTGCGTTTTAGGGGCGCCCGGCGAGCAAGTCAGGCTCTTCGCCTTCAACGCCTGTAATGAGTACCTGTAGAAAGCGACGCTGATTCGAGGACAGTTCCTTGGTAACAGGCTTCTTCTGTGCTTCGCTTGATCTTTTCTTCGTGGAGGACGGTCTCATCACTTTGCGCATATTTCCCCCGGCGTTGATCATTATTTGAACACTTTTCACGATACTAGACTCTCCACCACAATGACAAGTCGGCCTTTGGAGTCGAACTCAAAGCCGAGCTGTTGATAAATAGAAATGGCGCCCTCCAACGGCTCCTGAACTTCGATGTATTGACTGCCGATGATCTGGGCGTACTGGTCAATGGCAATCATCGCCAGTGTTGCGATACGACTTTTCAATGGATGGGCCTCGCCTGGACGTCCTTCCAGCCGTACGATGCGCAGTCGTTGTCGGCTGTTGTTCGGGTTGGCAAAGCACAGTCCACATAGCGCTTCGTCGAACCAGATGGCAATGTCCAGAGCCAGGGGTTCCTTCGCTTTCCATTCAACAACCTCATTCCATGAAAAGTGGGCATCTTCCCATTGCTCATAAGCGTTCAATGCCTGTGCGTCGATCGCTTCGAAACGAACCCGTGACAGATCAAGGCCCACTGGCCCGGTCTGTCCCTGTTCATCAGGCAGACGGGCAAGGGTTGTACTGGCAAGTTTTCTGGCCATTGAGCGATACAACTGATACCGAAGATAAGTCCGTTCCCTGGGCATTTGATCTCGTGCATTCCATGTCCCCGACAGTGGGCATTTGCATTTCGACCCACGTTAAATGACGGTGCACGGGCTGTCGTTACTGGCCTTTTGTCCAAGTCGTTGCAATCAGTGTCGAGTGCTGGTTGTGTCGGCGCAGGTGTGTTCCACACCTTCAAGAAGATCAGCCAATGCCTGCTCCCTCTCAACGCGCTAGTCGTCTCAGCGGTCAACGCTGGCAGGGTGCCGTGTGGCGATCAGCCGCCTGTGCAGTTCGGTCATTACCCCCTCTCTTGTTCGTAGCACGCCGGTGTACGCGTTTTTCATCCATCAACGAAAGCCGCTTTTTTTTGGCTCGCATGCAACATGTTTGCGCAGAGACCTCAAGTTATCGTCCAGACTTGTCGACATCGTCCTTACATACCTGAGGAGCGCTCAACATGTTCGGTAAGCATCTGTCGGTCGGGATCAGTCTGTTCTTCGCAGTGAGCGGTGCTTGCCTGGCGGCCACGCCAGCGGGTCAGGGTGTCATTCGATTTCAGGGCAGCATCGTCGAGCCCGGTTGTACATCGCATGTGGGGGCGAATTCGACCGTTGAACTCAACGGCTGCCCGACCTCGGCGCGGGGCAGCGCCAGCAATGCCGTCGGCGTCGAGCCGGTGCGCTCGGTCACGGCACTCGATCATTCACGGGTGGACGTGAAACTGGTGAGCGAAAGCAGCAAGGATGGGCGGTATTACGATCGGCAATACGCGTTGGTTGACGGTGCTGGCAAGCCGTTGAAATCCGGGAGTTACCTGATTACGCTGACGGCGCCCTGATTCGATGAGCCAAGATGCAAAACCTGTGGGAGCAGTGTTCCTTCGTCTTACTGCTCCGCCATTTTCAGCGGCTTCACCACGGCCGGCTTCAACACCAGCCACAACGCCGCGCCAATCAGCACCCCGCCATAAATGTGCGCCATCGACAGCGGCTCATCGAGAAACAGTGCGCCCCACAACACGCCAAACGGCGGGATCATGAAGGTCACGGTCATCGATTTCACCGGGCCAATCGAGCTGAGCAAGCGGAAGTACAGAATGTACGCAAACGCCGTGCACGCCAGGCCCAAGCCCAACAGCGACAACCACACACTCCAGCCGCCCCAGCTCGCCGGTGGCTGGCTGATCACGCTGTAACCGAACAGCGGCAGCAGGAACAGGGTTGCGCCGAGCATGCTGCCCAGTGCCGACAAGCGGCTGTCGAGGCCGCCTGCCTGATCCAGCCAGCGGCGGGCCAGGAAACCGGCAAAGCCGTAACAGGTGGTCGCGAGCAGGCAAGCCACGGCGCCCATCAGCAATTGCATGTCGAACGCCACCGGGCCGGCACGGGTCAGGATGCCGACGCCGAACAGGCCGAGAAACACGCCGCCGAGTTTGGCGGTGGTCAGTTTTTCGTGGAAGAACAGCCCGCCGATCAGCACGCCCATCAAGGGCGTCGTCGCGTTGAAAATCGCCGAATAACCGGCTGGCAGCACTTGCGCGGCAACCGAATAGAGGGTCGCCGGAATTCCGGAGTTGATCACCCCGAGCAGCATCACGGTCTTGAGTTTGCCTTTGAAATCCCAGCTGATACGCATCAGCCCCAGGATCACCAGCAAACCGGTCGCCGCAATCGATACCCGGAAAAACGCCGTGGGAAGGGTGCCGATCACCGGCGCAATGATGCGCATGAACAGGAAGCTCGCCCCCCAGATCGCCGCCAGCGACAGTAAACGGAAAATATCGACAGGGCTCACGGTGCACTCCTTCCTTTTTGGGGACGAGAGTGTTGCCGAGAGCCTCGGCGATGGCAACCGCAATTCACACGAAGGCGGTGGGTGTTCACTGAGGGCTGAAAATTACGCTTCTCCTGCACCCGCTTCACTGGCTAAGCTCAGGCTTCCGAATTCCCGCAGAGGTCTCACTATGCCGCAGCATTGGCCCGCCGCCGACATCGCCCGAATGATCCTTGACGGCTTTGACGACTACCGTGAGCATTTCCGGCAGATCACCGACGGCGCACGGGCGCGGTTCGAGCAGGCTCGGTGGCAGGAGGCGCAAGTGGCCTCGGCGGCGCGGATCAACCTGTACGAAGAAAAAGTCGGCGAAACCGTGGAGCGACTACGGGCCTCTTTCGACCAGGACGCGTTGATGGACGCCGGTTGCTGGCCGCTGGTCAAGAGCGCTTACATCACCCTGATTGACCTGCGCTTCGACGATGAACTGTCCGAGACCTGGTACAACTCGATCTTCTGCGGGCTGTTCAGCCACGACTTGATCAGCGACGGCTGCATGTTCATCCATACCACCCGGCCAAGTCTGCGCCGGGCTCGCGCCGCACAAACCCGCCTCTATAAGCCTCAGGGGCACTTGTCCGAGATGTTGGCGAGTGTTTTTGCCGATTACCGTTTCAGCGAGGACTACGCCGATCTGGCCGGCGATCTGCGCCGCCTCGAAGCGCAATTGCGCGAGAACCTCCCGGACTGGGTCTGCAAGGACCCGCAACTGAGCGTCGAACTGTTTTCCTCGGTGCTGTACCGCAACAAGGGCGCGTACCTTGTTGGGCGCATCTACACCCAGGACGAGCAATGGCCGCTGGTGATTCCGCTGCTGCATCGGGAGGGACGCGGCATCCAGATTGATGCGCTGATCACCGACGAAGCCGACGTGTCGATCATCTTCTCTTTCACCCGTTCGTACTTCATGGTGGACGTGCCGGTGCCGGCGGAGTTTGTCGGCTTTCTCAAGCGCATCCTGCCGGGCAAACACATTGCCGAGCTGTACACCTCGATCGGCTTCTACAAACACGGGAAATCCGAGTTCTACCGGGCGCTGATCAATCACCTGGCCAATACCGACGACCAGTTCATCATGGCGCCGGGCGTGCGTGGCATGGTCATGAGCGTGTTCACCCTGCCGGGTTTCAACACCGTGTTCAAGATCATCAAGGACCGCTTCTCGCCGTCTAAAAACGTTGACCGGGCGACGGTGATCGAAAAATACCGGCTGGTGAAAAGCGTCGACCGGGTCGGGCGCATGGCCGATACCCAGGAGTTCGCCGACTTCCGTTTCCCCTTGAGCAAGTTCGCCCCGGCGTGTCTGGAAGAGTTGCTGGAAGTGGCACCGTCCACGGTCTCGGTTGAAGGCGACACGGTGCTGATTCGCCACTGCTGGACCGAGCGGCGCATGACCCCGCTCAACCTCTACCTGGAAAACGCCAACGATGCCCAGGTTCGCGAGGCGCTGGAAGACTATGGCCTGGCG from the Pseudomonas sp. N3-W genome contains:
- a CDS encoding type 1 fimbrial protein, coding for MFGKHLSVGISLFFAVSGACLAATPAGQGVIRFQGSIVEPGCTSHVGANSTVELNGCPTSARGSASNAVGVEPVRSVTALDHSRVDVKLVSESSKDGRYYDRQYALVDGAGKPLKSGSYLITLTAP
- a CDS encoding DMT family transporter, translated to MSPVDIFRLLSLAAIWGASFLFMRIIAPVIGTLPTAFFRVSIAATGLLVILGLMRISWDFKGKLKTVMLLGVINSGIPATLYSVAAQVLPAGYSAIFNATTPLMGVLIGGLFFHEKLTTAKLGGVFLGLFGVGILTRAGPVAFDMQLLMGAVACLLATTCYGFAGFLARRWLDQAGGLDSRLSALGSMLGATLFLLPLFGYSVISQPPASWGGWSVWLSLLGLGLACTAFAYILYFRLLSSIGPVKSMTVTFMIPPFGVLWGALFLDEPLSMAHIYGGVLIGAALWLVLKPAVVKPLKMAEQ
- a CDS encoding aspartyl/asparaginyl beta-hydroxylase domain-containing protein, with the protein product MTFSFAAKALVLLLFVGSTLYVHLRGKARLPVLRQFVNHSALFAPYNALMYVFSGVPSKPYLDRSKFPELDVLRDNWEVIRDEAMHLFDEGYIRAAEKNNDAGFGSFFKKGWKRFYLKWYDKPLPSAAALCPKTVALVSSIPNVKGAMFALLPGGSHLNPHRDPFAGSLRYHLGLSTPNSDDCRIFVDGQVYAWRDGEDVMFDETYVHWVKNETEKTRVILFCDIERPLSNRIMTRINRWVSGLLGRATAPQNLDDERVGGINQAYAWSKNFSDKFSGVVKQWKRRHPKAYRVMRPVLAVVVLTLLGYWLFG
- the aceK gene encoding bifunctional isocitrate dehydrogenase kinase/phosphatase, with protein sequence MPQHWPAADIARMILDGFDDYREHFRQITDGARARFEQARWQEAQVASAARINLYEEKVGETVERLRASFDQDALMDAGCWPLVKSAYITLIDLRFDDELSETWYNSIFCGLFSHDLISDGCMFIHTTRPSLRRARAAQTRLYKPQGHLSEMLASVFADYRFSEDYADLAGDLRRLEAQLRENLPDWVCKDPQLSVELFSSVLYRNKGAYLVGRIYTQDEQWPLVIPLLHREGRGIQIDALITDEADVSIIFSFTRSYFMVDVPVPAEFVGFLKRILPGKHIAELYTSIGFYKHGKSEFYRALINHLANTDDQFIMAPGVRGMVMSVFTLPGFNTVFKIIKDRFSPSKNVDRATVIEKYRLVKSVDRVGRMADTQEFADFRFPLSKFAPACLEELLEVAPSTVSVEGDTVLIRHCWTERRMTPLNLYLENANDAQVREALEDYGLAIKQLAAANIFPGDMLLKNFGVTRHGRVVFYDYDEICFLTEANFRHIPQPRTPEDEMASEPWYSIGPHDVFPEEFPPFLFADAGQRRLFDQLHGELYNADYWKGLQEAILAGKVIDVFPYRRKGLDNE